The stretch of DNA ACAATATCAGCAAACCTATCAAAATCCTCCAGTACTGCAACTTTAAAGTTCATTTCGACAGCAACAGCCTTTCTTTTGGAGTAGTTTATAGTTTTATTTCTGAAAAGATACCCATTGGGAATGTAGATCGTTCTTTTATCGCGGTCTTCCAAGACTGTATTCACAACTGTGATCTCTCTGACGATGCACATTCCTGTATCCGGAATCCCGGAAATCTGCACCCAGTCGTCAACCTCTACCTGTTTTGTCAGTGCAATGATTATGCCCGCCACGGCATTGGCAAAGAATTCTCTGACGGCAAACGCAATAGTCACACCAAGAAAGCTCAGGGAGAGCAGCATCGCCGAAAAGTCCATCCTCAGAACTACCCAGGTAGCTATGTATATGCCCATGGCGATGATGATATACTCAAAAATTCTGGCATTCTGAATCGCGGAGTTTCTGGAAGTTTTTTTAGACAGTTCTTTCCGTATGATGTAAAAAGCAAATCTGGCTATAGCGTAGATGAGAATAATTGAAAAAATAAATGTGAGTAATTCACGGATTGTGATACTTCCGTAAACTACCTCATCGTACCAAGACACGCATTATACTTTGTCAGATCTTCTAAATGAATGTGCGTCAAAGCATGTTGTGAAGTGATATGGCAACCATTGCTGTGATCATAACCGCAAGGAACAGGCTTATCACATAGGATATTTTGGAAAGAGCTTCAAGCGGAGTTCCTTTGTTGCGGTTGAAGTAGATGTAGGTGACAGCAAATGCAATCCAGAGTACGATTACCGATGCAGCCATGTAGATAAGGCGGTTATCTTCAAAGCCGATTGCAAACATGAACAGCATCAGACCTATGATGTTCAGGAAAACCGAACCCATACGCCACTTGTTGTACATGACCTGGGAATGCACCGATCTTTTCTTTGTCGAATATGACATTAGAATGCCGCATGCCTATGCACCTAATAAGATTTATGTGCACAGCCTGCTGGTTATAAAAGTAAAAATAGAGGCGGCTGGCGCCTGCATATGTTGTTTAGTTTGCGACTTTCCTTCCCGAGGCGAAGCTGTCAGTTTTCTTGCTCATCAGCATTACAGATACACCGAGCCAGATCAGAGCAAGTGCGAGCAGTATGATCTCGTTTCCAGGCCAGATATAGTTTGCAATGAACAATATTCCCACAACAGCCAGCAGACTTCCTGCAAAGAGGATTCTGCCCGTCTTCTTCTCTCCGGCATTCCAGTTGTTTTTGTTTCTTCCCAGAATGCCAACGGCTATCATTACATAGGCGCCTATTACCAGGAGCGCAATCGGCACGATTAGCAGCATACTTGCTTCAAAGTACGTCACTAAAAGAACCGCTAAGCCTATGGCAATTATAGAAAAGCCAATGGCTTGGATAAGCTGGTTTCTTTTCCCATCCGGTGACATGATCTAACGCATGTAATTTCTGCTAAATAAATATGTCTGACAATTGACTGACAAATAATGCAAATCAGCAGACATTATATATGCGGCTGTCCGGCAGGGGAGGTACTTTCACCTACCCCTCCGTTTTGGTTATATAAACTGACAGCGATTAACAGCCGGAATGGGATGAAATGGAAGAGTCACACAGCAATTGCCAGGGCAATCGCCGAAGAAGCAGATATTCACGGAGAATGCAGGCAGGCACTGTATCAAGGAGTGATAGACCCGGACCGCTCTCCGGACTATCACCGTAAAAGATCTAAAAATGGCAGAAACACTTTCAATAGGATGGCTCACCATCATCCCTCCACCTCCATGGTCATGTCATATGTCTGGGAGGCAAGGAAATTTTACTTAGAAAACAATGAGGCTGCAGCGATGAGAAGCATCGGCAGAGCTCTTCATTATGTGCAGGATAAATCCGTTTCAAGAGGATTCAGAGGCTGGACTCATGACATGAGGGAGGAAGCGGTCAGCAGACTGGATGTTCCAGCAGAAGAAATCAGACGCGGATTCAGCGAAGCCTGTTCTTCTCCAGATTTTGTAAGGGAGTGTATTACCGCAGTGAAAAACAAAAGGAATCCGCACAAGGCGCTGAAGACAGGAAGTTACTATTCAGCATTGATCTTCGCTTCAGTTTTTTCTCCGGCTGAGAACAGTTTTGAAATGAGAAATAAAAGCCTTAGGCAGTACAGACAGAGAAAGATCCTGCTCTGCGTAAGCACCGCAGTTTCGGCAGCGGCAGCAGCCAGCCTGCTTCTTAAGCTGTACATTCCAGCGGCTGTATTCGCTGCAGCGGCAGCAATTATGTTCGCATCAAATATTCACTACAAGGATGTTAAAAGAAAAGCCTCTTGGTACGGAACTCGTAAATCCTGAAATATTCCTGCGATCACTTTATCAATCATATGGGATATTAAGGAACTGATAGCATGTCTACCGTAAAAAAATA from Candidatus Methanomassiliicoccus intestinalis Issoire-Mx1 encodes:
- a CDS encoding mechanosensitive ion channel family protein gives rise to the protein MSWYDEVVYGSITIRELLTFIFSIILIYAIARFAFYIIRKELSKKTSRNSAIQNARIFEYIIIAMGIYIATWVVLRMDFSAMLLSLSFLGVTIAFAVREFFANAVAGIIIALTKQVEVDDWVQISGIPDTGMCIVREITVVNTVLEDRDKRTIYIPNGYLFRNKTINYSKRKAVAVEMNFKVAVLEDFDRFADIVYEEAEKYPYTMPDAVGKKAQKNNRLLGFTFFQSFTDEEVDKDNYDPQIEILSVDSSGISLMIRIWIRRPAKSETAMTDMYISLTKRFKDEGVEIV